One window of Gammaproteobacteria bacterium genomic DNA carries:
- the maf gene encoding septum formation protein Maf: protein MNHPDGPALVLASASKYRRMLLNRLALRFDSIAPNIDESRHGGETPEHLATRLAREKARAVAAAHTGTVVIGSDQVATRGDNILGKPGDFETARTQLLESSDQEVTFYTAVSVMDTGRGINEHHTDCTRVDFRSLNAEEIQRYLEAERPFDCAGAFKAEGLGISLFWRIQTVDPTAIMGLPLIWLASALRRAGYQVP, encoded by the coding sequence TTGAATCATCCCGATGGCCCGGCGCTGGTGCTGGCGTCTGCCTCGAAGTACCGCCGGATGCTGCTCAACCGCCTCGCTTTGCGGTTCGACAGCATTGCTCCAAATATCGACGAATCCCGCCATGGCGGCGAAACGCCCGAGCACCTGGCCACCCGGCTGGCGCGCGAAAAAGCCCGTGCCGTTGCCGCGGCGCATACCGGCACGGTCGTAATCGGCTCCGACCAGGTTGCCACCCGTGGCGACAACATTCTCGGTAAACCTGGTGACTTTGAAACCGCGCGTACCCAGCTGCTGGAATCATCTGACCAGGAAGTAACCTTCTACACTGCGGTCAGCGTGATGGACACCGGTCGCGGCATTAACGAGCACCATACAGATTGCACGCGGGTAGATTTTCGCTCGCTCAATGCCGAGGAAATACAGCGTTATCTCGAAGCCGAGCGGCCATTCGATTGTGCGGGCGCGTTCAAGGCCGAGGGTCTCGGCATCAGCCTGTTCTGGCGCATCCAGACCGTAGACCCGACAGCGATTATGGGGCTGCCGTTAATCTGGCTTGCATCGGCACTGCGTCGTGCCGGTTACCAGGTTCCCTGA
- a CDS encoding biopolymer transporter ExbD, with protein sequence MNLRARQAEEPEVNLTSLIDVVLLLLVFFMVSTSFVRESELKITLPQTREAAAPEQATVEGMEITVTAEGGYLLNQQELINNRPGTLRRAIIRMYGDDRDRPVTIRADARATHQSVVTAMDVAGRLGFVRINIATVNEGPGNQAN encoded by the coding sequence GTGAACCTGCGGGCACGCCAGGCTGAGGAGCCGGAGGTAAATCTGACCTCGCTGATTGACGTGGTGTTACTGCTGCTGGTGTTTTTTATGGTGTCCACCAGCTTTGTGCGCGAATCAGAACTAAAGATCACTTTGCCGCAAACGCGCGAGGCTGCAGCTCCGGAGCAGGCGACGGTAGAAGGAATGGAAATCACCGTCACGGCCGAGGGAGGTTACCTGCTGAACCAGCAGGAGCTGATCAACAACCGGCCCGGAACCCTGAGGCGCGCAATCATCCGCATGTATGGTGACGATCGCGACCGCCCGGTTACTATCCGGGCCGACGCCCGCGCAACTCATCAATCGGTAGTCACTGCAATGGATGTAGCAGGCCGGCTGGGTTTTGTCCGTATCAATATTGCCACGGTCAATGAAGGGCCGGGCAACCAGGCTAACTGA
- the plsX gene encoding phosphate acyltransferase PlsX, producing MPGHSQRPVVIAVDAMSGDRGPDVVVKAAQAALQRHSHVSIVLTGPEPVLAALLGEIDLPRGRVSIEPAAEVVAMDDSPARALRGKKNSSMRRALELVKAGTADACVSAGNTGALVAKSRYVLKTMPGIDRPAIVSVIPARAGHTCMLDLGANPDCSATHLLQFAVMGSVIAGDIFEIDSPRVGLLNIGVESIKGTEVIQKAGELLQGSTLNYIGYVEGNDIFSGRADVVVSDGFTGNVALKTIEGAYREILTVLREEFASDPSAHSRLAALGARLDPRRYNGASLVGLRGVVIKSHGNADEFALANAIDLAMLESEKGVPDQIGEQLAQMFPDAEVS from the coding sequence ATGCCGGGACACTCCCAGCGTCCGGTGGTAATTGCCGTCGACGCAATGAGTGGCGATCGCGGGCCTGACGTTGTGGTCAAGGCGGCGCAGGCTGCGCTGCAGCGACACTCCCACGTTTCTATAGTGCTGACCGGGCCCGAGCCGGTGCTGGCGGCTTTGCTGGGCGAGATTGATTTGCCTCGCGGCAGGGTGAGTATCGAGCCTGCTGCCGAGGTCGTTGCCATGGACGACAGTCCGGCCAGGGCGCTGCGTGGAAAGAAAAATTCCTCAATGCGACGCGCGCTGGAGCTGGTCAAGGCCGGCACGGCAGATGCCTGTGTCAGCGCCGGTAACACCGGTGCGCTGGTGGCCAAATCCCGCTATGTACTCAAAACCATGCCGGGTATCGACCGGCCGGCGATAGTCTCTGTTATCCCGGCGCGCGCCGGCCACACCTGCATGCTCGATCTTGGTGCCAACCCGGATTGCAGTGCCACGCACCTGCTGCAGTTCGCCGTGATGGGGTCGGTGATTGCAGGGGATATTTTCGAGATAGATTCGCCGCGGGTGGGGCTGCTGAACATAGGCGTCGAATCCATCAAAGGCACTGAGGTAATCCAGAAGGCCGGTGAGCTGTTGCAGGGCTCGACCCTGAACTACATTGGCTATGTAGAAGGTAACGATATTTTTTCCGGCCGGGCCGATGTTGTGGTCAGTGACGGGTTTACCGGCAATGTCGCCCTCAAAACCATCGAAGGTGCGTACCGTGAAATTCTCACGGTGCTGCGCGAAGAATTTGCCAGTGACCCGTCAGCCCACAGCCGTCTGGCCGCCCTCGGCGCCCGGCTCGACCCGCGGCGGTATAACGGTGCCAGCCTGGTCGGTCTGCGTGGGGTGGTGATCAAAAGTCATGGCAACGCTGACGAGTTTGCGCTGGCCAATGCCATCGACCTGGCCATGCTAGAGTCGGAAAAAGGCGTGCCGGACCAGATCGGCGAGCAGCTGGCGCAGATGTTCCCGGATGCGGAGGTTTCCTGA
- a CDS encoding RluA family pseudouridine synthase, with translation MTDSGGKTGHPRARTVTVAEDFAGQRVDNFLARELRGVPRSRIYRILRRGEVRVNRGRVRPGHRLEAGDLVRIPPLRLATPGNDALPPALSRRLTDAVIYEDQRLLVMDKPAGVAVHGGSGLSHGVIEALRKLRTDCHSLELVHRLDRETSGCLMIAKKRSELRALHELLRNGAMEKRYLALLARRLPEDLVVVDTPLRVVRRNGERFAEVAADGRPAHTEFRRLQNFRHATLVEVLLGTGRTHQIRAHAASIGNPVAGDERYGDAGANKRFAQGGLRRLFLHAHALRFERPHNGEDFQVSAPLPDDLREVLDSLKL, from the coding sequence ATGACCGATTCGGGTGGTAAAACCGGGCACCCGCGGGCCCGCACGGTGACGGTGGCCGAGGATTTTGCCGGCCAGCGCGTCGATAATTTTCTCGCCCGCGAGCTGCGTGGGGTGCCGCGCAGCCGTATCTACCGCATTTTGAGGCGTGGCGAGGTGCGGGTGAACCGCGGCCGGGTGCGCCCCGGGCACCGCCTGGAGGCCGGTGACCTGGTACGTATTCCGCCATTGCGCCTGGCCACACCCGGAAATGATGCCCTGCCGCCGGCGCTGAGCCGCCGTCTCACCGACGCGGTCATATATGAGGATCAGCGTCTGCTGGTGATGGACAAGCCGGCCGGTGTGGCGGTGCATGGTGGCAGCGGCCTGAGCCATGGCGTAATCGAGGCTTTGCGCAAGCTGCGCACGGATTGTCATTCGCTCGAGCTGGTACACCGTCTCGATCGTGAAACCAGCGGCTGCCTGATGATCGCAAAGAAGCGCAGCGAACTGCGTGCGCTACACGAGCTGCTGCGCAACGGGGCGATGGAAAAACGATACCTTGCGCTGCTGGCGCGCCGCCTGCCGGAAGACCTGGTGGTAGTTGACACGCCGTTACGCGTGGTACGGCGTAATGGAGAGCGTTTTGCCGAAGTGGCTGCCGATGGGCGCCCGGCACATACGGAATTCCGGCGGTTGCAGAACTTTCGTCATGCGACGCTGGTAGAGGTGCTGCTGGGCACCGGACGGACTCACCAGATACGTGCTCACGCTGCATCGATAGGCAACCCGGTAGCGGGGGACGAGCGTTACGGTGATGCCGGCGCCAACAAGCGCTTTGCCCAAGGCGGACTACGCCGGCTGTTCCTTCACGCCCACGCGCTGCGCTTCGAGCGTCCGCACAATGGTGAAGATTTCCAGGTCAGCGCACCGCTGCCGGATGACCTGCGTGAAGTGCTGGACAGCCTGAAGCTCTAA
- the rne gene encoding ribonuclease E, whose product MKRMLVNAVQPEELRVAMVDGQKLYDLDIEVPSRSQKKANIYKGKITRIEPSLEAAFVDFGVERHGFLPLKEISRSYFRQTPDAGNRVNIRDVLSEGQELIVQVDKEERGNKGAALTTFISLAGRFIVLMPNNPRAGGVSRRIAGDERNELREVISQLDVPEGMGLIVRTAGVGRSIDELGWDLEYLLTIWKAIQDTTDRPAPFLVYQESNAIIRAIRDHLDKDIGEILVDDKTVFEEARGFMQTVMSHNINKLKLYEDPVPLFTRYQIESQIESAFSHTVRLPSGGSIVIDPTEALVSIDINSARATKGGDIEQTATQTNLEAADEIARQLRLRDIGGLIVIDFIDMSQNRNQRDVENRLRDAVKQDRARVQIGRISRFGLLEMSRQRLRPSLGESSAIVCPRCNGHGTVRDVESLSLAILRLIGEETRKERTARVIAQLPVDVSTYLLNEKRDWVNTIEQRSDIQVVIVPTPELETPNYTIRRVRDDEVRLPENAAASYRMPSLEEESADAAGAKRERPPEQPAVKVVVPESPAPAPVPVPQAAAAAPAGPAKPGIFVRMWRALFGAGEEPAPTAPKPRRSSQQQQQQQRRRRPRGGRGRQQNQRQAHDGDQRRKTQRKKSGGQKRQSGQQPRQQDQGAESKQSDQKQEQQQGQGQGQNQGKTDGRRSRGRRRRGGRRSGNRNRRPQGDAQSTAGDRGNGQQQQSQPAAEKQQPTADKPKQPAADKPKQPDADKPKQTTAEKPKQEAGSSSNQPATQQDGGSYTVWSSAPDRPGPRRDE is encoded by the coding sequence ATGAAAAGAATGCTGGTCAACGCGGTTCAGCCCGAAGAACTGCGCGTTGCAATGGTCGATGGCCAGAAACTGTACGACCTCGATATCGAGGTTCCGTCACGCAGCCAGAAAAAGGCCAACATCTATAAAGGGAAGATTACCCGGATCGAGCCCAGCCTGGAGGCTGCGTTCGTCGATTTCGGCGTCGAACGACACGGCTTCCTGCCGCTGAAAGAGATATCCCGCAGCTATTTTCGCCAGACTCCTGATGCCGGCAATCGCGTCAACATCAGGGACGTACTCAGCGAAGGACAAGAGCTGATCGTACAGGTCGACAAGGAAGAGCGTGGCAACAAAGGCGCTGCACTCACAACCTTTATCAGCCTGGCAGGCCGTTTTATCGTGCTGATGCCAAACAACCCCCGCGCCGGTGGCGTTTCCCGCCGGATCGCCGGTGACGAACGCAACGAGCTGCGCGAGGTCATCTCACAGCTCGACGTGCCTGAGGGCATGGGGCTCATCGTACGTACCGCCGGCGTCGGCCGCAGCATCGACGAACTGGGCTGGGACCTCGAATACCTGTTGACTATCTGGAAGGCAATCCAGGACACCACCGACCGCCCCGCTCCATTCCTGGTCTACCAGGAGAGCAACGCAATAATCCGGGCGATACGCGATCACCTGGACAAGGATATCGGCGAGATACTGGTTGATGACAAGACCGTCTTTGAAGAGGCGCGCGGCTTCATGCAGACGGTGATGTCGCACAACATCAACAAGCTGAAACTGTACGAAGACCCGGTTCCGCTGTTTACCCGGTACCAGATCGAGAGCCAGATCGAATCGGCGTTTTCGCACACGGTACGCCTGCCGTCCGGCGGCAGTATCGTCATCGATCCGACCGAGGCGCTGGTATCAATCGATATCAACTCTGCCCGTGCAACAAAGGGCGGTGACATCGAGCAGACGGCAACCCAGACAAACCTCGAGGCTGCCGACGAGATAGCCCGACAATTACGACTGCGGGATATCGGCGGCCTGATCGTTATCGATTTCATCGATATGTCACAAAACCGCAACCAGCGCGACGTGGAAAACCGGCTGCGCGATGCCGTCAAGCAGGACCGGGCACGGGTGCAGATCGGGCGAATTTCACGCTTTGGCCTGCTGGAGATGTCACGCCAGCGGCTGCGGCCATCGCTGGGTGAATCCAGCGCCATTGTCTGCCCGCGCTGCAACGGTCATGGCACCGTACGTGATGTCGAATCACTTTCGCTGGCAATTCTGCGCCTGATCGGCGAAGAAACCCGCAAGGAACGAACCGCGCGCGTCATCGCGCAATTACCGGTAGACGTCAGTACTTACCTGCTTAACGAAAAGCGCGATTGGGTAAACACCATAGAGCAGCGCAGCGACATTCAGGTCGTAATCGTACCAACACCGGAACTGGAAACACCCAACTACACCATTCGCCGCGTACGCGACGACGAAGTACGGCTGCCGGAGAACGCTGCGGCAAGCTATCGCATGCCGTCGCTGGAAGAGGAATCGGCTGATGCCGCCGGTGCCAAACGCGAAAGGCCGCCGGAACAGCCGGCAGTGAAAGTCGTGGTGCCTGAATCGCCGGCGCCCGCACCGGTGCCCGTACCGCAAGCGGCCGCGGCAGCACCGGCCGGTCCGGCCAAGCCAGGAATATTCGTGCGCATGTGGCGCGCGCTGTTCGGTGCCGGCGAGGAACCCGCGCCAACAGCGCCCAAGCCGCGTCGCAGCAGCCAGCAACAGCAACAACAGCAACGTCGGCGCCGCCCGCGTGGTGGTCGTGGTCGGCAGCAGAACCAGCGGCAGGCGCATGATGGCGACCAGCGCCGCAAGACGCAGCGCAAGAAATCCGGCGGGCAGAAGCGCCAGTCGGGCCAGCAGCCCAGGCAACAGGATCAGGGCGCGGAATCAAAACAATCTGATCAAAAGCAGGAACAACAGCAGGGCCAGGGCCAGGGTCAGAATCAAGGCAAAACCGACGGCCGGCGTTCACGAGGTCGTCGCAGGCGCGGCGGCCGGCGTTCCGGCAATCGCAACCGGCGTCCTCAGGGTGACGCACAGTCTACGGCGGGCGATCGCGGTAACGGCCAGCAGCAGCAGTCGCAGCCAGCGGCCGAAAAACAACAGCCCACTGCAGACAAGCCGAAACAGCCAGCAGCAGACAAACCGAAGCAGCCGGATGCGGACAAACCGAAGCAGACAACTGCAGAGAAGCCAAAACAGGAAGCCGGGAGTTCTTCGAACCAGCCGGCAACTCAACAGGACGGCGGCAGTTACACGGTATGGTCATCCGCACCGGATCGGCCCGGGCCACGGCGCGACGAGTGA
- a CDS encoding tetraacyldisaccharide 4'-kinase, with the protein MLDTWYGGNRSGWWLAPLGALFHAVSATRSALYRRGVLASKHPTAPVVVVGNITAGGTGKTPLVIWLAEQFAAAGVRAGVLLRGYGGKSSRWPLQVEANTDPALAGDEAVLIARRTGAMVVAAPDRAAGAAQLAAAGVDVIVCDDGLQHYRLARDCEIVVVDASRGFGNGRFIPAGPLRESTDRLGTVDAVVVNGAGGDWPDCLRMHVVGDRVVSIGDGNSRPLAEFSGQRVHAVAGIGNPARFFALLEAAGLKPVRHEFADHAVYRHSDFDFGDELPVVMTEKDAVKCNDFATAGMYFLKVDAVLDDAAELRRRVSAATGLQLG; encoded by the coding sequence CTGCTCGACACCTGGTATGGCGGTAACAGATCTGGCTGGTGGCTCGCGCCGCTGGGGGCGTTGTTTCATGCGGTGAGCGCAACGCGTAGCGCGTTGTATCGTCGCGGCGTCCTCGCCAGCAAACACCCGACCGCGCCGGTGGTGGTGGTTGGCAATATCACAGCCGGGGGCACCGGCAAGACACCCCTTGTCATCTGGCTGGCTGAGCAGTTTGCCGCAGCCGGTGTGCGCGCTGGCGTTCTGCTGCGTGGATATGGCGGCAAGTCATCGCGATGGCCGCTGCAGGTCGAAGCAAATACCGATCCTGCGCTGGCTGGAGACGAAGCGGTCCTGATCGCACGCCGCACCGGCGCGATGGTTGTTGCTGCTCCCGATCGCGCGGCGGGCGCAGCACAACTCGCGGCTGCAGGTGTCGACGTTATTGTCTGTGATGACGGGTTACAGCACTATCGGCTGGCGCGCGACTGCGAAATTGTCGTTGTCGATGCCAGCCGCGGCTTTGGTAATGGTCGCTTCATCCCGGCCGGGCCACTGCGTGAATCAACTGATCGCCTCGGAACGGTCGATGCCGTGGTGGTAAACGGCGCCGGAGGTGACTGGCCTGACTGCCTGCGGATGCACGTTGTCGGAGATCGCGTGGTGAGCATTGGCGACGGCAACAGCAGACCGTTGGCGGAATTCAGTGGCCAGCGGGTGCATGCGGTAGCCGGCATCGGCAACCCGGCGCGTTTCTTCGCGCTACTGGAGGCTGCCGGGCTGAAGCCGGTGCGTCACGAATTTGCGGATCACGCTGTATACCGGCACAGTGATTTTGACTTTGGTGACGAGCTGCCCGTGGTAATGACGGAAAAAGACGCAGTCAAGTGCAATGACTTTGCGACTGCAGGGATGTATTTCCTTAAGGTCGACGCGGTGCTGGACGATGCGGCAGAGCTGCGGCGTCGCGTGTCAGCCGCAACCGGGCTGCAGCTGGGCTGA
- a CDS encoding ketoacyl-ACP synthase III yields the protein MYSRIAGTGRCLPDKVLTNADLEKIVDTTDEWIRSRTGIERRHVVSEGETTGTLCEGAARQAMEAAGVGADDIDLIIVGTTTPDQVFPNMGCLLQERLDIHGCPAFSLEAACTGFIYALSVADNFVRAGTAKCALVVGGETLTNMVDWNDRATCVLFGDGAGAVILEPAEEPGIVSTHLHADGAYKDLLYFPAGVGQGMDSMRQENCSIQMKGNEVFRVAVNTLGSIVEETLAANRMTRSDLDWLIPHQANHRIIQATARKLGMSMEKVIQTVQDHGNTSTASVPMALDVAVREEKIKRGDLMLLEAFGGGFTWGSALVRY from the coding sequence ATGTATTCACGTATAGCCGGTACCGGACGCTGTTTACCCGACAAAGTTCTTACCAATGCCGACCTGGAAAAAATAGTCGATACCACCGACGAATGGATTCGCAGCCGCACCGGTATCGAACGACGTCACGTCGTATCCGAGGGTGAAACCACCGGTACGCTGTGCGAAGGTGCTGCGCGGCAGGCAATGGAGGCCGCCGGCGTCGGCGCTGATGACATAGACCTGATCATTGTCGGCACGACGACGCCGGACCAGGTTTTTCCCAACATGGGTTGCCTGCTGCAGGAGCGGCTTGATATCCACGGCTGCCCGGCGTTCAGTCTCGAAGCCGCATGCACCGGGTTTATCTACGCATTGAGCGTGGCCGACAATTTCGTGCGTGCAGGCACGGCGAAATGCGCGCTGGTGGTGGGTGGCGAGACGCTGACAAACATGGTGGACTGGAACGACCGTGCTACCTGTGTGTTGTTCGGTGACGGTGCCGGCGCGGTGATACTCGAGCCGGCCGAAGAGCCGGGCATCGTCTCGACCCATCTGCATGCCGACGGTGCTTACAAGGACCTGCTTTATTTCCCCGCAGGTGTCGGTCAGGGCATGGACAGCATGCGTCAAGAGAATTGTTCGATACAGATGAAGGGTAACGAGGTATTCCGCGTCGCCGTCAATACGCTCGGGTCAATCGTCGAGGAAACCCTGGCGGCAAACAGGATGACCCGGTCTGACCTCGACTGGCTGATTCCGCACCAGGCCAACCACAGGATTATCCAGGCCACCGCTCGCAAGCTGGGTATGTCGATGGAGAAAGTGATCCAGACGGTACAGGATCACGGCAACACGTCGACAGCGTCCGTACCTATGGCGCTGGACGTTGCCGTTCGCGAGGAAAAAATCAAACGCGGTGATTTGATGTTGCTGGAAGCCTTTGGTGGCGGCTTTACCTGGGGCTCAGCGCTGGTTCGTTACTAG
- the msbA gene encoding lipid A export permease/ATP-binding protein MsbA gives MSEMQTDTGVVYRRLLGYAKPYWPLYSAAIAAMVVYAATDTGFAALMRPLLDGSFIEKDPDTIRIIPVLMVALFLARGLAGFVANYCLNYVGRHVIKKLRGEVFEKFLLLPTAVHDQSSTGVLLSKLTYNIEQVAESTTNTITVIIRDTLTIIGLVIWMFYLNVQLALFIFLVGPMIGWLMRIVSARFRRYSLRIQDSMGDVTRVAEEVLSSHRVVKVFNGQEYERRQFERVNEKNRRLFMRMVAVRAISIPVIQLIAAFGMAGIVFLATRPEMLEQLTVGTFISFFTAMLMLMGPLKRLTNVNANLQRGIAAGKSIFEILDTSSEPAGGERRLDRARGDMAFEGVQFSYDAAKGDVLSGIDLAVAAGQTVAFVGRSGSGKSTLINLLPRFYDVTGGRILIDGHDIREYRLADLRRQIALVSQDVTLFNETIARNIAYGTMERADEAAIAAAAKAAHVTEFTDTLPDGLDTLVGDRGVLLSGGQRQRVAIARALLKDAPVLILDEATSALDSESERHIRQALDALMQHRTTLVIAHRLSTVENADLIVVLDSGRIVETGTHASLIERGGHYASLYRMQFDEEPIE, from the coding sequence ATGTCTGAAATGCAGACTGATACCGGCGTGGTCTACCGGCGCCTGCTTGGTTATGCCAAACCCTATTGGCCGCTGTACAGTGCTGCGATCGCCGCAATGGTCGTCTACGCTGCGACCGATACCGGTTTTGCTGCCCTGATGCGGCCGCTGCTCGATGGCAGTTTCATCGAGAAAGACCCCGACACCATACGCATAATTCCGGTGCTGATGGTCGCGCTGTTCCTGGCACGTGGTCTTGCCGGTTTCGTGGCGAACTATTGTCTGAACTACGTCGGCCGCCATGTAATAAAGAAGCTGCGCGGCGAGGTATTCGAAAAATTCCTGTTATTACCCACTGCCGTGCACGATCAGAGCTCGACCGGTGTCTTGCTGTCCAAGCTTACCTATAACATCGAGCAGGTTGCAGAAAGCACGACCAATACAATAACAGTGATCATTCGCGACACGTTGACGATCATTGGCCTGGTGATCTGGATGTTCTATCTCAATGTGCAGCTGGCATTGTTCATTTTTCTGGTCGGACCTATGATCGGCTGGCTCATGCGTATCGTCAGCGCACGGTTTCGCCGTTACAGCCTGCGTATCCAGGACTCGATGGGTGACGTGACGCGTGTGGCCGAAGAAGTCCTGTCGAGTCATCGTGTCGTCAAGGTTTTCAATGGCCAGGAATACGAGCGGCGCCAGTTCGAGCGGGTCAATGAGAAGAACCGCCGGTTGTTCATGCGCATGGTGGCAGTACGGGCGATCAGTATCCCGGTCATCCAGCTTATTGCCGCGTTTGGCATGGCCGGAATCGTTTTCCTGGCAACACGGCCCGAAATGCTCGAACAGCTTACCGTGGGCACGTTTATTTCATTTTTTACCGCCATGCTGATGCTGATGGGGCCGCTCAAGCGGCTGACAAACGTCAACGCAAACCTGCAGCGTGGCATCGCCGCGGGCAAGAGTATTTTTGAAATCCTGGACACCTCGAGCGAGCCGGCTGGTGGCGAGCGGAGGCTGGATCGGGCGCGCGGCGACATGGCATTCGAGGGCGTGCAGTTCAGTTACGACGCAGCAAAGGGTGATGTGCTTTCCGGTATTGATCTTGCGGTGGCGGCAGGCCAGACCGTCGCGTTTGTCGGACGCTCCGGCAGCGGCAAGAGTACGCTGATAAACCTCCTGCCACGTTTTTACGATGTCACTGGCGGCCGTATTCTCATAGACGGGCACGATATCAGGGAGTATCGCCTGGCGGACCTGCGCCGGCAGATTGCACTGGTCAGCCAGGATGTAACCCTGTTCAACGAGACCATTGCCCGTAACATTGCCTACGGCACAATGGAGCGTGCTGATGAGGCGGCGATCGCCGCTGCCGCAAAAGCTGCCCACGTAACGGAGTTTACTGACACGCTGCCGGACGGGCTGGACACCCTGGTCGGCGATCGCGGCGTGCTGCTTTCAGGTGGCCAGCGCCAGCGTGTTGCCATTGCACGCGCACTGCTCAAGGATGCGCCGGTGCTGATTCTCGATGAGGCAACATCGGCGCTCGATAGCGAGTCCGAGCGCCACATCCGTCAGGCGCTGGATGCACTGATGCAGCACCGCACGACTCTGGTTATTGCGCATCGGCTGTCGACGGTGGAAAACGCAGACCTTATCGTCGTGCTCGACAGTGGTCGTATAGTCGAGACGGGCACACATGCCAGCCTGATCGAGCGGGGCGGACACTACGCCTCCCTTTACCGGATGCAGTTCGACGAAGAGCCGATAGAGTGA
- a CDS encoding low molecular weight phosphotyrosine protein phosphatase: MTRVLFVCMGNICRSPMAEGVFRKLVEEEGQLDIEVDSAGTHGYHAGDPPDPRAVAAAQRRGIDISILRARKVSDTDFDDYDIVVAMDRNNYSLLSHRYRKSAGRLSLFMKYAGQRDADVPDPYYGGQRGFEHALDLIERGARGLLKDIHRRL, encoded by the coding sequence ATGACACGCGTGCTGTTCGTGTGCATGGGAAATATCTGTCGCTCGCCGATGGCCGAGGGCGTATTTCGCAAGCTGGTCGAGGAAGAGGGCCAGCTCGATATCGAAGTCGATTCGGCCGGCACCCATGGTTACCATGCTGGCGATCCGCCCGACCCGCGCGCTGTGGCTGCGGCACAACGACGCGGCATCGATATAAGCATCCTGCGGGCGCGCAAGGTTAGTGATACGGACTTCGATGACTACGATATTGTTGTTGCCATGGACCGCAACAACTATTCGTTACTGTCACATCGTTACCGCAAGAGTGCGGGTCGCTTATCCCTGTTTATGAAATACGCCGGTCAGCGCGACGCCGACGTGCCCGACCCGTACTACGGCGGACAACGCGGCTTCGAGCATGCTCTCGACCTGATTGAGCGCGGCGCCCGCGGGTTGCTGAAAGACATCCACCGCAGGCTCTGA
- the kdsB gene encoding 3-deoxy-manno-octulosonate cytidylyltransferase, which translates to MAFKVVIPARFASSRLPGKALRQLCGRTMLEHVWRIATASAADEVIVATDDERIRDIATQLGAAVIMTAADHPSGTDRITEVAVSRDWGPDTVVVNVQCDEPLLPPQLIDQVAGLLAGGADIATLAVPLTGDDDFRDPNVVKVVMAQSGRALYFSRAPVPFHRDAPDEPAGMLRHIGLYAYRVDGLKKLCEMPPCQLELTERLEQLRALWAGMRIDVALAAAPPGPGVDTAEDLARVEAMMEGKS; encoded by the coding sequence ATGGCATTCAAGGTAGTCATACCCGCGCGTTTTGCTTCGAGCCGTCTGCCAGGCAAGGCGCTGCGGCAGCTGTGCGGGCGCACCATGCTCGAGCACGTCTGGCGGATTGCCACTGCCAGCGCTGCTGACGAAGTCATCGTGGCAACCGACGACGAGCGTATAAGGGATATCGCGACGCAGCTCGGGGCGGCCGTGATCATGACGGCAGCCGATCACCCGTCCGGCACTGACCGCATAACAGAGGTCGCGGTCAGCCGCGACTGGGGGCCGGACACTGTTGTGGTCAACGTGCAGTGCGACGAGCCGTTGCTGCCACCGCAGCTGATCGATCAGGTTGCCGGCCTGCTGGCTGGCGGGGCTGATATTGCAACACTGGCGGTGCCACTCACCGGTGACGATGACTTTCGCGATCCGAATGTGGTGAAAGTCGTGATGGCGCAGTCCGGTCGGGCGCTGTACTTCAGCCGCGCGCCGGTACCGTTCCACCGTGATGCGCCGGATGAGCCGGCTGGCATGCTGCGTCACATCGGGCTTTACGCCTATCGCGTCGATGGGTTAAAAAAGCTGTGTGAGATGCCGCCGTGCCAGCTTGAACTTACCGAACGGCTGGAGCAGCTGCGGGCTCTGTGGGCCGGCATGCGCATCGATGTTGCACTGGCCGCGGCGCCGCCGGGGCCAGGTGTTGACACTGCAGAAGACCTGGCGAGAGTAGAAGCGATGATGGAGGGCAAGTCATGA
- the rpmF gene encoding 50S ribosomal protein L32, giving the protein MAVQKSRKTPSRRGMRRSHDALSKPALSIDPTTGETHRRHHVTADGYYKGKRVIEVLDEDTED; this is encoded by the coding sequence ATGGCAGTACAAAAGAGCCGCAAGACGCCTTCGCGGCGTGGCATGCGACGGTCGCACGATGCGTTAAGCAAACCCGCATTGTCGATCGACCCTACTACCGGTGAAACTCATCGCCGCCACCACGTCACCGCCGACGGTTACTACAAGGGCAAGCGAGTGATCGAAGTCCTCGACGAGGACACCGAAGACTAG